In a genomic window of Saccharothrix sp. HUAS TT1:
- a CDS encoding SGNH/GDSL hydrolase family protein, with protein MKPRLTTLGDSFTQGHGDDPLSGGWTARLADLLGVAGGRTRNLGAFGATTQDVVERQLAPALVNKAPMIGLNVGVNDLISDYEPDRFRRNVELILGTLAGPNTTVFTATYPPIPRIAALPPAFRELVGSRFTEANDVVRAATGRHGVLLLDIARDPHWLTPELWSDDDLHPSPAGHRHFAGRMAELLAGAVGTSAHTGRWAG; from the coding sequence GTGAAGCCCCGGTTGACGACCCTGGGCGACAGCTTCACCCAGGGGCACGGCGACGACCCGCTCTCCGGCGGCTGGACCGCGCGACTGGCCGACCTGCTCGGCGTGGCGGGCGGGCGCACCCGCAACCTCGGCGCGTTCGGCGCCACCACCCAGGACGTCGTCGAGCGCCAGCTCGCGCCCGCCCTGGTCAACAAGGCCCCGATGATCGGCCTCAACGTCGGCGTCAACGACCTGATCAGCGACTACGAGCCGGACCGGTTCCGGCGCAACGTGGAGCTGATCCTCGGCACGCTGGCCGGCCCGAACACGACCGTGTTCACGGCCACCTACCCGCCCATCCCGCGCATCGCGGCCCTGCCCCCCGCCTTCCGGGAGCTGGTCGGCTCGCGCTTCACCGAGGCGAACGACGTGGTGCGGGCGGCCACCGGGCGGCACGGCGTGCTGCTGCTGGACATCGCCCGCGACCCGCACTGGCTGACGCCCGAGCTGTGGTCCGACGACGACCTGCACCCGAGCCCGGCGGGCCACCGCCACTTCGCCGGGCGAATGGCGGAACTGCTCGCCGGCGCGGTCGGCACGTCCGCCCACACCGGCCGCTGGGCCGGCTGA
- a CDS encoding SDR family NAD(P)-dependent oxidoreductase, whose amino-acid sequence MNGPDESGRRRLADSPIAIVGLSGLFPRARDHRDYWQNIVDAVDCTDDLPEDRWSTTDHHDPDPSTPDKTYARRGAFVPDVAFDPIEFGMPPNQLEITSTMQTLSLVVARDLLRDAGAPGSDWYDPSRTGVVLGVTGTVPLSHPLAARLSTPVLREVAVSCGLSEQDADVLADKYAKAFPPWEENTFPGLLANVTAGRVANRLGLGGMNSTVDAACAASLSAVRVAVAELVDGRADLMITGGCDTETSLFMYMCFSKTRALSRSDRIRPLDESADGTLLGEGIGMIALKRLADAERDGDRVYAVIRGIGSASDGRAKSIYAPRAEGQRLALQRAYADADCSPASVQLFELHATGTPVGDRTELEALTSVLRDAGAEPGSAAIGSVKSQIGHTKGAAGAANLIKLALSLHQKALPPTINVERPNPGALGEDAPVYVNTATRPWIKDPRRPVRRAGTSAMGFGGTNFHVVLEEHAPSREGVPVLQRTARAHLWHAPDVPALVELLRAGGPGEDGGPVPADHVRIGFVATDGEAGVRLRAAALAQLAADPDAERWDHPAGIHYRRSGLADPKVGALFSGQGSQYLEMGLDAALANPTVAGAFDDANAVFRAGGGASLADVVFPPPVFDADARDRQEHALHRTEWAQPAIGALSAGQFRYLRELGLGVAGCLGHSFGELTALWAAGSVADEDFFRLARARGEAMAPLDDGDRGAMAAVQTGRDEVAALLADFGDLVVCNDNAPDQVVIGGGADAVAAFVAECGLRGVRARRLPVSAAFHTPYVAHALDRFRPAVDAAVIGSPSVPVYANTSGARYGDDVDANRRTLVAQLARPVEFADALRAMRADGCSVFVEFGPKQVLTQLVPRVLPDAEVVAIPTDAGPLGDGDAALKQAALWLAVLGVPLTGINRHDAPAPERVEPGGPTITLNGADHVPESRRAAYREAIEDGYRVSTMEVTPRTAEAAVAVNGRQWRPPAPVAAGHAPAAPDDALAHHLALHERYLDGQLRITEDLVGAVRRAADTGADVDALLRVVEQVKEQSLGIGRTHTRANEVLAGLAGLGAGSAAPAPPAPSPPALLPPAPAPFAPAPAATTGPAAPPVPAVPEPAAPNAVGPDAAREALVGIVAERTGYPAAMIDTGMDLEADLGIDSIKRVQILDAVQGSLPGLPVLGPEQLGELRTLDDIVSYLTEGGGTPPAPPPATSAPTPAPASTPAPAPALTSASAPASTAAPALTSASASVPVMAPDAPRAVAELHRVELVRLPAVDRAPNAFRDAPTALLVEHGGVGADADACAKALAEAGWAVHRGDFAEADVPAGPLDLCLVVLGADTVWDLAVDRLADVVAVVGKVSPRLAETARGGRRTAFATLTRLDGGLGLRGTRDRAEAVAGGVSGIVKVLAREEPGVFCRALDLAPSLSVDAAADTVLAELHDAARDVLEVGVDGDLARWTVRPAPYGPSPWAGVATPLSADGGSTVGPDDVVVVTGGARGVTAACVRALAERTGAEFVLLGRTGLEDEPDWARGVTDDALPEALARTGALSPREFTAAVREVRARREVAATLTAVADAGARVTYLGVDVGDATAVRNALAPHAERATVLVHGAGALADALLPDKTPEDVRQVFTPKLTGLRSVLDALAGAPLRHVVLFTSVAGLLGNPGQADYAAANEALCRVAATLKRERPERFVTAVDWCAWDGGMVGPDLRAVFAARGVDLLAPETGARLFVERFAAGRASEVRLLAGAPEALTGAPAPVPTPALTAARDLTGVEDAEVIRAHRIGAHPVLPATFGLGWLVNVVERANPGLSVVACRGFEVHRGVVFDGDHEREYAVDVEPGEVEDGRLVLRARVRAAGGAAPVARSHYAGTLVLAAGDPRTERLPEVRDHVLGAGPEDALAWYADGTVFHGPRLQGLRRVLDRSGDRLVVECRLADDAAGSGAFAGHRYSAVLTDLLLQCGAVLGLWRTGRAGLPLGVEHVECFAPLPDDEPFVVVAREVRSTATSSTVDVTACDRDGTVLMRLSGVSVIQTADMAAKFADAVSAWRDGDGDGGGER is encoded by the coding sequence GTGAACGGCCCGGACGAGTCAGGTCGGCGCAGACTGGCCGACAGCCCGATCGCGATCGTGGGCCTGTCGGGCCTGTTCCCGCGGGCGCGGGACCATCGCGACTACTGGCAGAACATCGTCGACGCGGTGGACTGCACGGACGACCTCCCGGAGGACCGGTGGAGCACCACCGACCACCACGACCCCGATCCGTCCACACCGGACAAGACCTACGCGCGGCGCGGCGCGTTCGTGCCCGACGTGGCGTTCGACCCGATCGAGTTCGGGATGCCGCCCAACCAGCTGGAGATCACCAGCACCATGCAGACCCTCAGCCTGGTCGTCGCGCGCGACCTGCTGCGGGACGCGGGCGCGCCCGGCTCGGACTGGTACGACCCGTCCCGCACCGGCGTGGTGCTGGGGGTGACGGGCACGGTGCCGCTGTCGCACCCGCTCGCCGCCCGGCTGTCGACGCCAGTGCTGCGCGAGGTCGCGGTGAGCTGCGGACTGTCCGAACAGGACGCCGACGTGCTCGCCGACAAGTACGCCAAGGCCTTCCCGCCGTGGGAGGAGAACACCTTCCCCGGCCTGCTGGCGAACGTCACCGCCGGGCGCGTGGCCAACCGGCTCGGCCTGGGCGGCATGAACTCCACCGTGGACGCCGCCTGCGCGGCCTCGCTGTCCGCGGTCCGGGTCGCCGTCGCGGAGCTGGTCGACGGCCGAGCGGACCTGATGATCACCGGCGGCTGCGACACCGAGACGTCGCTGTTCATGTACATGTGCTTCAGCAAGACGCGCGCCCTGTCGAGGTCCGACCGCATCCGCCCGCTCGACGAGTCCGCGGACGGCACGCTGCTCGGCGAGGGCATCGGCATGATCGCCCTCAAGCGGCTCGCGGACGCCGAGCGCGACGGTGACCGGGTCTACGCGGTGATCCGCGGGATCGGGTCGGCCAGCGACGGCCGGGCCAAGAGCATCTACGCGCCCCGGGCGGAAGGGCAGAGGCTGGCGCTCCAGCGCGCCTACGCCGACGCCGACTGCTCGCCCGCGTCCGTGCAGCTGTTCGAGCTGCACGCCACCGGCACCCCGGTGGGCGACCGCACCGAGCTCGAAGCCCTCACCTCCGTGCTGCGCGACGCCGGCGCGGAACCGGGGTCGGCGGCCATCGGCAGCGTCAAGTCGCAGATCGGCCACACCAAGGGCGCGGCGGGCGCCGCGAACCTGATCAAGCTGGCGCTGAGCCTGCACCAGAAGGCGCTGCCGCCCACGATCAACGTGGAGCGGCCGAACCCCGGGGCGCTCGGGGAGGACGCGCCGGTCTACGTGAACACGGCCACCCGCCCGTGGATCAAGGACCCCCGGCGCCCGGTGCGCCGCGCCGGCACCTCCGCCATGGGCTTCGGCGGCACGAACTTCCACGTGGTGCTGGAGGAGCACGCGCCCTCCCGGGAGGGCGTCCCGGTGCTCCAGCGGACCGCGCGGGCCCACCTGTGGCACGCCCCGGACGTGCCCGCGCTGGTCGAACTGCTGCGCGCCGGCGGACCGGGTGAGGACGGCGGGCCGGTGCCCGCGGACCACGTCCGGATCGGGTTCGTCGCCACCGACGGGGAGGCGGGCGTGCGGCTGCGCGCCGCCGCCCTCGCACAGCTCGCCGCCGACCCGGACGCCGAGCGCTGGGACCACCCGGCCGGCATCCACTACCGCCGCTCCGGCCTGGCCGACCCGAAGGTGGGCGCGCTGTTCAGCGGCCAGGGCAGCCAGTACCTGGAGATGGGGCTCGACGCGGCGCTGGCCAACCCGACCGTGGCGGGGGCGTTCGACGACGCCAACGCCGTGTTCCGGGCGGGAGGCGGCGCGTCGCTGGCCGACGTGGTCTTCCCTCCTCCGGTGTTCGACGCCGACGCGCGCGACCGGCAGGAGCACGCGCTGCACCGCACCGAGTGGGCGCAACCCGCCATCGGCGCGCTGTCCGCCGGGCAGTTCCGCTACCTGCGGGAGCTGGGGCTGGGCGTCGCCGGGTGCCTGGGGCACAGCTTCGGCGAGCTGACCGCGCTCTGGGCGGCCGGCAGCGTCGCGGACGAGGACTTCTTCCGGCTGGCCCGCGCCCGGGGCGAGGCCATGGCCCCGCTCGACGACGGCGACCGCGGCGCGATGGCCGCCGTGCAGACGGGCCGGGACGAGGTCGCCGCGCTGCTGGCGGACTTCGGCGACCTGGTGGTGTGCAACGACAACGCACCGGACCAGGTGGTGATCGGCGGTGGGGCCGACGCCGTGGCGGCGTTCGTCGCGGAGTGCGGCCTGCGGGGTGTGCGGGCGCGCAGGCTGCCCGTGTCGGCCGCGTTCCACACGCCCTACGTCGCGCACGCCCTGGACCGCTTCAGGCCGGCCGTGGACGCCGCCGTGATCGGTTCTCCGTCGGTTCCGGTGTACGCCAACACGTCCGGGGCCCGGTACGGCGACGACGTCGACGCCAACCGGCGCACGCTGGTCGCCCAGCTGGCGCGGCCCGTCGAGTTCGCGGACGCCCTGCGCGCGATGCGCGCCGACGGGTGCTCGGTGTTCGTGGAGTTCGGGCCCAAGCAGGTGCTGACCCAGCTGGTGCCCCGCGTGCTGCCGGACGCGGAGGTCGTCGCCATCCCCACCGACGCCGGGCCCCTCGGCGACGGCGACGCGGCCCTCAAGCAGGCGGCGCTGTGGCTCGCCGTGCTGGGCGTGCCCCTCACCGGCATCAACCGCCACGACGCGCCCGCACCCGAGCGGGTCGAACCGGGCGGTCCGACGATCACGTTGAACGGCGCGGACCACGTGCCGGAGAGCCGCCGGGCGGCGTACCGCGAGGCGATCGAGGACGGGTACAGGGTTTCGACGATGGAAGTGACACCACGCACGGCGGAGGCCGCCGTCGCGGTCAACGGGCGCCAGTGGCGCCCGCCGGCCCCGGTCGCGGCCGGGCACGCCCCGGCGGCGCCGGACGACGCGCTCGCGCACCACTTGGCGCTGCACGAGCGCTACCTCGACGGCCAGCTGCGGATCACCGAGGACCTGGTGGGCGCGGTGCGCCGGGCCGCCGACACCGGTGCCGACGTCGACGCGCTGCTGCGCGTGGTCGAGCAGGTGAAGGAGCAGTCCCTCGGCATCGGCCGCACCCACACCAGGGCGAACGAGGTCCTGGCGGGTCTCGCGGGCCTCGGCGCCGGTTCGGCTGCCCCGGCTCCGCCCGCGCCGTCGCCCCCCGCCCTCCTCCCGCCCGCGCCCGCGCCGTTCGCACCGGCTCCCGCCGCGACCACCGGACCGGCGGCTCCGCCGGTCCCTGCGGTCCCCGAGCCCGCCGCGCCGAACGCGGTCGGACCGGATGCCGCGCGGGAAGCGCTGGTCGGGATCGTCGCCGAGCGCACCGGCTACCCGGCCGCCATGATCGACACGGGGATGGACCTCGAAGCCGACCTCGGCATCGACTCCATCAAGCGCGTGCAGATCCTCGACGCCGTGCAGGGCAGCCTGCCGGGACTCCCGGTGCTGGGCCCGGAGCAACTGGGCGAACTGCGCACCCTCGACGACATCGTGTCGTACCTGACCGAGGGCGGCGGCACCCCGCCCGCCCCGCCTCCGGCGACGTCCGCCCCGACCCCAGCCCCAGCCTCGACCCCAGCCCCAGCCCCAGCCCTGACCTCGGCCTCGGCTCCGGCCTCGACCGCAGCCCCAGCCCTGACCTCGGCCTCGGCCTCGGTCCCGGTCATGGCTCCCGATGCGCCGCGCGCGGTGGCGGAGCTGCACCGGGTGGAGCTGGTGCGGCTGCCCGCCGTCGACCGCGCCCCGAACGCCTTCCGCGACGCGCCCACGGCACTGCTCGTGGAGCACGGCGGGGTCGGCGCCGACGCGGACGCCTGCGCCAAGGCCCTGGCCGAGGCGGGCTGGGCGGTGCACCGCGGCGACTTCGCCGAGGCCGACGTGCCCGCCGGACCGCTCGACCTCTGCCTGGTGGTGCTCGGCGCGGACACGGTGTGGGACCTCGCCGTCGACCGGCTCGCCGATGTCGTGGCCGTCGTGGGGAAGGTCTCCCCGCGCCTCGCGGAGACCGCGCGCGGCGGGAGGCGGACCGCGTTCGCCACCCTGACGAGGCTCGACGGCGGCTTGGGCCTGCGCGGCACGCGCGACCGGGCCGAGGCGGTCGCGGGCGGCGTCTCCGGCATCGTGAAGGTGCTGGCCCGTGAGGAGCCCGGAGTCTTCTGCCGCGCGCTGGACCTCGCCCCCTCCCTGAGCGTGGACGCGGCGGCCGACACCGTGCTGGCCGAGCTGCACGACGCGGCGCGCGACGTCCTGGAGGTCGGGGTCGACGGCGACCTCGCCCGCTGGACGGTCCGGCCCGCGCCCTACGGCCCCTCGCCGTGGGCGGGAGTCGCGACCCCTCTCTCCGCCGACGGGGGGTCGACCGTCGGACCGGATGACGTGGTGGTCGTGACCGGCGGCGCGCGTGGCGTCACCGCGGCCTGCGTGCGGGCCCTGGCCGAGCGGACCGGCGCCGAGTTCGTCCTCCTGGGGCGCACCGGCCTGGAGGACGAGCCGGACTGGGCGCGGGGCGTCACCGACGACGCGCTGCCCGAGGCCCTGGCCCGCACCGGCGCGCTGTCCCCGCGCGAGTTCACGGCGGCCGTGCGGGAGGTGCGCGCGCGGCGCGAGGTCGCGGCGACGCTGACCGCCGTGGCCGACGCCGGGGCACGCGTCACCTACCTGGGCGTGGACGTCGGCGACGCGACCGCCGTGCGGAACGCCCTCGCCCCCCACGCCGAACGCGCCACCGTCCTGGTGCACGGCGCGGGCGCGCTGGCCGACGCCCTGCTGCCCGACAAGACGCCCGAGGACGTCCGGCAGGTCTTCACCCCGAAGCTGACCGGCCTGCGTTCGGTGCTCGACGCGCTGGCCGGCGCGCCGCTGCGGCACGTCGTGCTCTTCACCTCCGTGGCGGGCCTGCTGGGCAACCCCGGCCAGGCCGACTACGCCGCCGCCAACGAGGCGCTGTGCCGGGTGGCGGCGACCCTGAAGCGGGAACGGCCGGAGCGCTTCGTGACCGCCGTCGACTGGTGCGCCTGGGACGGCGGCATGGTGGGCCCGGACCTGCGGGCCGTGTTCGCCGCCCGGGGGGTGGACCTGCTGGCCCCCGAAACCGGGGCCCGCCTGTTCGTCGAGCGGTTCGCCGCCGGGAGGGCGTCGGAGGTGCGACTGCTGGCCGGTGCCCCCGAAGCGCTCACCGGCGCGCCGGCGCCGGTGCCGACGCCCGCGCTGACCGCCGCCCGCGACCTCACCGGCGTCGAGGACGCCGAGGTCATCCGGGCGCACCGCATCGGCGCCCACCCCGTGCTGCCCGCCACGTTCGGCCTGGGCTGGCTGGTGAACGTCGTCGAGCGCGCCAACCCCGGCCTGAGCGTCGTCGCCTGCCGGGGGTTCGAGGTGCACCGGGGCGTCGTGTTCGACGGCGACCACGAACGCGAGTACGCGGTGGACGTCGAACCGGGCGAGGTGGAGGACGGCCGGCTCGTGCTGCGCGCCCGGGTCCGCGCCGCCGGGGGCGCGGCGCCGGTCGCGCGCTCCCACTACGCCGGCACCCTCGTGCTGGCCGCCGGGGACCCGCGGACCGAGCGGCTGCCCGAGGTGCGCGACCACGTGCTGGGCGCCGGTCCGGAGGACGCGCTCGCCTGGTACGCGGACGGGACGGTCTTCCACGGCCCGCGCCTGCAAGGTCTGCGGCGGGTCCTCGACCGGTCCGGCGACCGACTGGTCGTCGAGTGCCGGCTGGCCGACGACGCCGCCGGGTCCGGCGCGTTCGCCGGCCACCGCTACAGCGCCGTGCTGACCGACCTGCTCCTGCAGTGCGGTGCGGTGCTCGGCCTGTGGCGCACCGGTCGCGCGGGACTGCCGCTGGGCGTCGAGCACGTCGAGTGCTTCGCGCCGCTGCCCGACGACGAGCCGTTCGTCGTCGTGGCGCGGGAGGTCCGCTCGACCGCCACGTCGAGCACCGTGGACGTGACCGCGTGCGACCGCGACGGGACCGTCCTGATGCGCCTGTCCGGCGTGTCCGTCATCCAGACCGCTGACATGGCCGCGAAGTTCGCCGACGCGGTGAGCGCGTGGCGCGACGGCGACGGCGACGGCGGCGGCGAGCGGTGA
- a CDS encoding PfaD family polyunsaturated fatty acid/polyketide biosynthesis protein, with protein MTTRSEPAREAGELYDALTALDRPVFVLRDERGLAATNDEDALAGARLLAAAPPLSPDRLGSPGFLADHGVSHPYMAGAMANGIASADLVVALAGAGFLASFGAAGLVPARVDAALADITRRAPGLPFACNLIHSPSEPAMERATVDLCLRHGVRCVEASAFLDLTPEVVRYRLAGLAPDGRGGVRIGNRLVAKVSRPEVAERFLRPPPEALVRGLVERGAITAEQAELAKRVPLADDLTAEADSGGHTDRRPLPVLLPELIALRDRVQRGAGLVSRTRVGAAGGIGTPAAAAAAFTTGADYVVTGSVNQASAEAGQSPATKRLLATAGAADCAMAPSADMFEMGVEVQVLRRGTMFASRARRLYETYREHAGIEDIPADDRAALEERIFRRPLADVWEDTVRFFQERDPAQIARAENDPKRRMALVFRWYLGLSSGWSTAGAPDRVTDYQVWCGPAMGAFNDWVAGTYLAALENRSVVDIAVNLVRGAAFAARVGQLRLSGVRLPAACATYRPTPARRASGTGWW; from the coding sequence GTGACCACCAGGTCGGAACCCGCCCGTGAGGCGGGCGAGCTGTACGACGCGCTGACCGCGCTGGACCGGCCGGTGTTCGTCCTGCGCGACGAACGCGGCCTCGCCGCGACCAACGACGAGGACGCCCTGGCCGGCGCGCGACTCCTCGCCGCCGCACCGCCGCTGTCGCCCGACAGGCTCGGCTCCCCGGGTTTCCTCGCCGACCACGGCGTCTCCCACCCGTACATGGCCGGTGCGATGGCCAACGGCATCGCCTCGGCCGACCTGGTCGTCGCGCTGGCCGGAGCGGGCTTCCTGGCGTCGTTCGGCGCGGCCGGGCTGGTCCCGGCCCGGGTCGACGCGGCGCTGGCCGACATCACCCGGCGCGCGCCCGGCCTGCCGTTCGCGTGCAACCTCATCCACAGCCCGAGCGAACCGGCGATGGAGAGGGCCACCGTGGACCTCTGCCTGCGGCACGGCGTCCGGTGCGTCGAGGCGTCGGCGTTCCTCGACCTGACCCCCGAGGTGGTGCGCTACCGGCTCGCCGGCCTCGCCCCCGACGGTCGAGGCGGCGTGCGGATCGGCAACCGGCTCGTCGCCAAGGTCTCCCGGCCGGAGGTGGCCGAGCGGTTCCTGCGCCCGCCGCCCGAGGCGCTGGTGCGCGGCCTGGTGGAGAGGGGCGCGATCACCGCCGAGCAGGCCGAGCTGGCGAAGCGGGTGCCGCTGGCCGACGACCTCACCGCCGAGGCCGATTCCGGCGGTCACACCGACCGCCGCCCGCTGCCGGTGCTGCTGCCCGAGCTGATCGCGCTGCGCGACCGGGTCCAGCGGGGCGCGGGCCTGGTCTCCCGGACCAGGGTGGGCGCGGCCGGCGGCATCGGCACGCCCGCCGCCGCGGCCGCCGCGTTCACCACGGGCGCCGACTACGTGGTCACCGGCTCGGTGAACCAGGCGTCGGCGGAGGCCGGGCAGTCGCCGGCGACCAAGCGCCTGCTGGCCACCGCCGGCGCGGCCGACTGCGCGATGGCGCCGTCCGCCGACATGTTCGAGATGGGCGTCGAGGTGCAGGTCCTGCGGCGCGGCACCATGTTCGCGTCCCGCGCCCGGCGGCTCTACGAGACCTACCGCGAGCACGCGGGCATCGAGGACATCCCGGCCGACGACCGGGCCGCGCTGGAGGAGCGGATCTTCCGACGGCCCCTGGCCGACGTCTGGGAGGACACCGTGCGCTTCTTCCAGGAGCGCGACCCGGCCCAGATCGCCCGTGCGGAGAACGACCCGAAGCGCCGGATGGCGCTGGTGTTCCGCTGGTACCTCGGCCTCTCGTCGGGGTGGAGCACGGCGGGCGCCCCCGATCGCGTCACCGACTACCAGGTGTGGTGCGGGCCCGCGATGGGCGCGTTCAACGACTGGGTGGCCGGCACGTACCTGGCCGCGCTGGAGAACCGCTCGGTCGTCGACATCGCGGTCAACCTGGTGCGCGGCGCGGCGTTCGCTGCCAGGGTGGGCCAGCTGCGGCTGTCCGGCGTGCGCCTGCCGGCCGCGTGCGCCACCTACCGGCCCACGCCGGCGCGGCGAGCGAGCGGGACCGGCTGGTGGTGA
- a CDS encoding ferredoxin, translated as MIDIEIDLDRCCGAGTCVLRAPEVFDQDDRDGTVILLAEHPGDDLAESVARAAEDCPANAIRVALRPAPGGVVA; from the coding sequence GTGATCGACATCGAGATCGACCTCGACCGCTGCTGCGGGGCGGGCACGTGCGTGCTGCGCGCTCCCGAGGTGTTCGACCAGGACGACCGGGACGGCACCGTGATCCTCCTGGCCGAGCACCCGGGCGACGACCTGGCCGAGTCGGTCGCGCGGGCGGCGGAGGACTGCCCCGCGAACGCCATCCGGGTCGCCCTCCGCCCGGCCCCGGGCGGGGTGGTCGCGTGA
- a CDS encoding cytochrome P450, with amino-acid sequence MRTPEDTTSPVGAPRFPTARRAGCPFDPPPAFDTIRSEAPMSRMTYPYGQVGWLVTGYDQARAVLGDVRFSSLPEGKLSPVKVPGSELDLAALPPGMFVNMDAPEHTRYRRLLNSHFTVRRVRQMEEWVTGIVEGVLDDMEKAGSPVDLVERFAKPIPTLVTSELLGLPVEQRAGFQHDVSVLFSLSSSGEEMVESMTRLGGTLGALLAAKRAEPTDDLLGSLISDTDLTDDELLGITFVLLIAGLETTANMLALGAFALMEHPDQLAALLADESVVDDAVEELLRYLSVVQVGPVRVAAEDFEFEGHRIRKGEVVTVSLPAANRDPGRFPDPDRLDFGRGDSGHIAFGRGPHQCMGHHLARLELRIGYLSLFRRFPGLRPAVPAGDVPTREMMVTYGVQRLDVVW; translated from the coding sequence ATGAGGACACCGGAAGACACCACTTCTCCGGTGGGTGCGCCGCGCTTCCCGACCGCCCGTCGGGCGGGGTGCCCCTTCGACCCGCCGCCGGCCTTCGACACCATCAGGTCGGAAGCGCCGATGAGCCGCATGACCTACCCGTACGGACAGGTCGGCTGGCTCGTCACCGGGTACGACCAGGCCCGCGCGGTCCTGGGCGACGTGCGGTTCAGCTCGCTGCCGGAGGGCAAGCTCTCCCCGGTCAAGGTGCCCGGCTCCGAACTGGACCTCGCCGCCCTGCCGCCCGGCATGTTCGTCAACATGGACGCGCCCGAGCACACCCGCTACCGCAGGCTGCTCAACAGCCACTTCACCGTCCGCCGCGTCCGGCAGATGGAGGAGTGGGTGACCGGGATCGTGGAGGGCGTGCTCGACGACATGGAGAAGGCCGGCTCGCCGGTCGACCTGGTCGAGCGGTTCGCCAAGCCCATCCCCACCCTGGTGACCTCCGAACTGCTCGGCCTGCCCGTCGAGCAGCGGGCGGGGTTCCAGCACGACGTGAGCGTGCTGTTCAGCCTGTCCAGCTCGGGCGAGGAGATGGTCGAGTCCATGACGCGGCTCGGCGGCACGCTCGGCGCCCTGCTGGCCGCCAAGCGGGCCGAACCGACCGACGACCTGCTCGGCAGCCTCATCAGCGACACCGACCTGACCGACGACGAACTGCTCGGCATCACCTTCGTGCTGCTCATCGCCGGCCTGGAGACCACGGCCAACATGCTGGCGCTGGGCGCTTTCGCACTGATGGAGCACCCCGACCAGCTCGCCGCGCTGCTCGCCGACGAGTCCGTTGTGGACGACGCGGTCGAGGAGCTGCTGCGGTACCTGAGCGTGGTGCAGGTCGGCCCGGTCCGGGTGGCCGCTGAGGACTTCGAGTTCGAGGGGCACCGCATCCGCAAGGGCGAGGTGGTCACCGTCTCGCTGCCGGCGGCGAACCGCGACCCCGGCAGGTTCCCCGACCCCGACCGGCTCGACTTCGGGCGGGGCGACTCCGGGCACATCGCGTTCGGCCGGGGCCCGCACCAGTGCATGGGCCACCACCTCGCGCGGCTCGAACTGCGCATCGGCTACCTGTCGCTGTTCCGGCGGTTCCCGGGGCTCCGGCCGGCGGTGCCGGCGGGCGACGTGCCCACGCGCGAGATGATGGTCACCTACGGCGTGCAGCGGCTGGACGTGGTGTGGTGA